The Fretibacterium sp. OH1220_COT-178 genome includes a region encoding these proteins:
- a CDS encoding prolipoprotein diacylglyceryl transferase has product MFPVLLRFGSITVDTYYVFWMIALSVAMLWSVRRFRLYGVDDDEARRVIGWAFFAMLLGARTFEYIWNFEAYYENPSLILDLRHGGLSEVGAFTGAFLAAFALCRRNPRLSFQRLCDVVAPPAIFTMALGRWGCFFNGCCVGLPTRMRFGVHFPYDAPSILRHPTQIYYSVASALILLVLLLAERRILRSGRLPKGSVLTPLGLILYSLMRLSIDGLRAEGLAEGLGFSHWVLLAALPLEAVWLVRSVRSLRCVAGPVSESASGSD; this is encoded by the coding sequence ATGTTTCCCGTTCTTCTCAGGTTTGGCAGCATAACGGTCGACACGTATTACGTGTTCTGGATGATCGCCCTCTCCGTGGCGATGCTCTGGAGCGTGCGCCGTTTCCGGCTTTACGGGGTGGACGACGACGAGGCCAGGCGCGTCATCGGGTGGGCGTTCTTCGCCATGCTGCTCGGTGCCCGGACCTTCGAGTACATCTGGAACTTCGAGGCGTACTACGAGAATCCCTCTTTGATCCTGGACCTTCGCCACGGCGGGCTCTCCGAGGTCGGTGCCTTCACCGGGGCCTTCCTCGCGGCTTTTGCGCTGTGCCGGCGCAACCCCAGGCTCTCGTTCCAGAGGCTCTGCGACGTGGTGGCGCCTCCGGCGATCTTCACCATGGCGCTGGGCCGTTGGGGCTGCTTCTTCAACGGCTGCTGCGTGGGGCTCCCCACGCGGATGCGTTTTGGAGTGCACTTTCCCTACGACGCGCCCTCGATCCTGCGGCACCCCACCCAGATCTACTATTCCGTGGCCTCGGCCCTGATCCTGCTGGTCCTTCTGCTTGCGGAACGGCGCATCCTCAGGAGCGGGAGGCTTCCGAAGGGCTCGGTCCTCACTCCGCTGGGCCTGATCCTCTACTCCCTGATGCGCCTCTCCATCGACGGCCTGAGGGCCGAGGGGCTTGCCGAGGGCCTGGGCTTCTCGCACTGGGTGCTGCTGGCGGCGCTGCCCCTGGAGGCGGTATGGCTGGTGCGGTCCGTCCGGTCCCTGAGGTGCGTTGCGGGGCCCGTTTCGGAAAGCGCATCGGGCAGCGACTGA
- a CDS encoding Do family serine endopeptidase — MLRVVPKFKGCLGFALALLLALEAVGGGAAQAASNAAALSPVVPIVKKASPAVVNIDVETKAKRTAVPFPFDDDPIFRHFFGEAFKNFTRSVPMKGRGSGFIVSKEGQILTNNHVIDGVDKITVTLSDGKTYSAKVVGKDPTFDLAVIKIDPEQDLPVLPLGDSDTVEVGEWVVAIGNPYGLEHSVTVGVISAKNRSIHARDVNFDGFLQTDAAINPGNSGGPLLNMDGEVVGINTAILPYAQGLGFAVPVNMAKQIMGDLVSYGKVKRGWLGISVQNLTPEIAEAYGVEEKSGVIVGDVFADSAADKAGLMRGDVVTALNGEKVKDVLWFVNKVRSQAPNSELRMDVLREGKKLTLKARLNERPDDPDGKPSSESDSIEGASEALEKVGLRVAPINRELRREYKLDPKSDGLLVVEVEDGSPAQMAGIGEGDRLLQVNGRKVVTVEDLKGAMQKKSDSVVLLIDRGGKTFFVSLQKNGSESK; from the coding sequence ATGCTGCGTGTTGTTCCGAAGTTTAAAGGATGTCTGGGATTTGCCCTGGCCCTGCTCCTGGCCCTCGAGGCCGTGGGCGGGGGAGCGGCGCAGGCCGCCTCGAATGCCGCGGCCCTGTCGCCCGTCGTCCCGATCGTCAAGAAGGCCTCGCCGGCCGTCGTGAACATCGATGTGGAGACGAAGGCCAAGCGTACCGCGGTTCCCTTTCCCTTCGACGACGATCCCATATTCCGCCACTTCTTCGGCGAGGCGTTCAAGAACTTCACGCGGTCCGTGCCGATGAAGGGGCGGGGCTCCGGCTTCATCGTCTCCAAGGAGGGGCAGATCCTGACGAACAACCACGTCATCGACGGCGTGGACAAGATCACGGTCACCCTTTCCGACGGGAAGACCTACTCCGCCAAGGTGGTGGGCAAGGACCCCACCTTCGACCTGGCGGTCATCAAGATCGATCCGGAGCAGGACCTGCCCGTGCTGCCCCTGGGCGACTCCGACACCGTCGAGGTGGGCGAGTGGGTCGTCGCGATCGGGAACCCCTACGGGCTCGAGCACTCGGTGACGGTCGGCGTCATCTCCGCGAAGAACCGCAGCATCCATGCGCGGGACGTGAACTTCGACGGCTTCCTGCAGACGGACGCGGCGATCAACCCCGGAAACAGCGGCGGGCCCCTCCTGAACATGGACGGGGAGGTGGTGGGGATCAACACGGCCATCCTTCCCTACGCGCAGGGACTGGGCTTTGCGGTGCCCGTGAACATGGCCAAGCAGATCATGGGCGATCTCGTCTCCTACGGCAAGGTGAAGCGCGGATGGCTGGGCATCTCCGTCCAGAACCTGACCCCGGAGATCGCGGAGGCCTACGGAGTCGAGGAAAAGAGCGGCGTGATCGTGGGCGACGTCTTCGCGGACTCCGCCGCGGACAAGGCCGGTTTGATGCGCGGCGACGTGGTTACGGCGCTCAACGGCGAGAAGGTCAAGGATGTGCTGTGGTTCGTCAACAAGGTCCGCTCCCAGGCCCCGAACTCCGAGCTCAGGATGGACGTGTTGCGCGAGGGCAAAAAGCTGACCCTCAAGGCCAGGCTGAACGAGCGCCCCGACGATCCCGACGGGAAGCCCTCCTCGGAGAGCGATTCCATCGAGGGGGCCAGCGAGGCTCTGGAGAAGGTGGGCCTCAGGGTGGCGCCGATCAACAGGGAGCTTCGGCGTGAGTACAAGCTGGACCCCAAGAGCGACGGCCTCCTCGTGGTGGAGGTCGAGGATGGCTCGCCCGCGCAGATGGCGGGTATCGGGGAGGGCGACCGGCTCCTTCAGGTGAACGGCAGGAAGGTCGTGACCGTCGAGGACCTGAAGGGCGCCATGCAGAAGAAGAGCGACTCCGTGGTGCTTCTGATCGACAGGGGCGGAAAGACGTTCTTCGTGTCGCTTCAGAAGAACGGCTCGGAGTCGAAATAG
- a CDS encoding ABC transporter ATP-binding protein → MRPPVFVIEGLTKEYGTGEAAVRALRGIDLEILDGELLVLLGPSGSGKSTLLNVVGGLDRPTSGSVRFRGADLADMTDVQLTRYRRDHVGFVFQFYNLMPSLTARENVELVTEIAPDPMSPDEALELVGLGGRTEHFPSQLSGGEQQRVAIARAVAKRPTVLFCDEPTGALDSDTGRAVLRVLKDVNEELGTTVLIVTHAAATAGMADRVIRFADGGIRAVAENAMKRDPEDIEW, encoded by the coding sequence ATGAGGCCCCCGGTGTTCGTCATCGAGGGGCTGACGAAGGAGTACGGGACGGGTGAGGCGGCCGTGCGCGCCCTGCGCGGGATCGATCTGGAGATCCTGGACGGGGAGCTCCTGGTGTTGCTCGGCCCGTCGGGAAGCGGCAAGTCCACGCTGCTGAACGTGGTCGGGGGGCTGGACCGCCCGACGTCCGGCTCGGTGCGCTTTCGGGGCGCGGACCTGGCCGATATGACGGATGTTCAGCTCACCCGCTACCGGCGCGACCACGTGGGGTTCGTCTTTCAGTTCTACAACCTGATGCCCAGCCTCACCGCCCGCGAGAACGTCGAGCTGGTCACCGAGATCGCCCCCGACCCGATGAGCCCGGACGAGGCCCTCGAGCTCGTGGGGCTGGGCGGCCGGACGGAGCACTTCCCCTCGCAGCTCTCCGGCGGGGAGCAGCAGCGCGTCGCCATCGCCCGGGCGGTGGCCAAACGGCCCACCGTGCTCTTCTGCGACGAGCCCACCGGGGCCCTCGACAGCGATACGGGCCGTGCGGTCCTGAGGGTTCTGAAGGACGTCAACGAGGAGCTGGGGACGACGGTGCTGATCGTCACCCACGCCGCGGCGACGGCCGGCATGGCCGACCGGGTGATCCGCTTTGCCGACGGCGGCATCCGCGCGGTCGCCGAGAACGCCATGAAGCGGGACCCGGAGGACATCGAATGGTGA
- the rpmH gene encoding 50S ribosomal protein L34 produces the protein MDKGTFQPHRKPRKRKIGFLARSSSPSGRRILRNRRRKGRKCLTMA, from the coding sequence GTGGACAAGGGAACCTTTCAGCCGCACAGAAAGCCGCGCAAGAGGAAGATCGGCTTTCTCGCCCGCTCCTCTTCTCCCTCGGGGCGCAGGATTCTTCGCAACAGAAGGCGCAAAGGTCGTAAGTGCCTGACCATGGCATAA
- the rnpA gene encoding ribonuclease P protein component, whose amino-acid sequence MPDHGITLKKGWEFDRIFRTGLRVQGELVRLLLLRDEGRGLRVGYAVGRRQGKAHVRNRGRRVLREAFRRLSPWIVSDVSLVASLKDRALDASAVAVWRDMTRVLKRQGLLAEGWEGADWDAPVPRRVR is encoded by the coding sequence GTGCCTGACCATGGCATAACCCTGAAAAAAGGGTGGGAGTTCGACCGCATCTTCCGCACCGGTCTTCGCGTTCAGGGAGAACTGGTGCGGTTGTTGCTTTTGAGGGATGAGGGACGGGGCCTGCGCGTCGGCTACGCCGTGGGCCGGCGCCAGGGCAAGGCCCACGTGCGCAACCGGGGCCGCCGCGTCCTGCGCGAGGCCTTTCGGCGCCTGAGCCCCTGGATCGTCTCCGACGTCAGTCTCGTTGCCTCGCTCAAGGACCGGGCGCTCGACGCCTCGGCCGTCGCGGTCTGGCGCGACATGACGAGGGTGCTGAAGCGGCAGGGGCTTCTGGCCGAGGGCTGGGAGGGGGCGGACTGGGACGCGCCCGTCCCGCGTCGTGTCCGCTGA
- a CDS encoding ABC transporter permease, which yields MVSGVGVLNRKLFRDLWRMKGQVVAIGAVVAMGVMMLVMMSGLLVSLGETRRTYYERYRFADVFAPVKRAPRSLVSALAAVPGVAAAEGRVTGEALIDLPGLALPIRARALSLPAPGTRLNDVRLVAGRVPAAGDADEILLLKSFAAAHGLSPGDRILATLNGSRRSLRIVGLAQSPEFLYITAPGEIGADDSRYGVLWMGRGALDAAYGLKGAFNEALLALERGARIDAVLDAADRILEPYGALGAYGRDEHGSNRFVEEELRQLRSMSVIMPPLFLAVAAFLLTLVISRMVRSEREQIGLIKAFGYSDLAVGLHYFKLAVAIAALGAAAGCGLGVLAGRRLVRIYLLFFKFPFLTFRLVPAPFVMGFLASIVSASVGGGFVLRRVFMLTPAAAMHPPSPPDYSRAGGLSRRLDVRLDQPCRMVLRRLMRRPGRMVGATLGIASGMALSVGMISITASFDHMLDLTFNVIDRSDAAVVFNEDVPERAILELRSLPGVIEAEPLRSVPVILRSGLRTHHGTIDGLVPSPRLYRAVDRNLNAILLRKGGLVLARTLARTLGVRAGDVLDVEVRTGHRPRLFLPVVGVAGSLLGAPAYMGLDDLNRVLRQPDRISAAFLRIDGARSAPIYRRLKRMPSVAGVRLKNETLAALRYQMDTGAGSMRYIMLAVAGVVAFGIVYNSASIAYAERARDLASLRVMGFTRGETAFVLLGELAVVTLAALPIGIGLGYLLSLALSEGFSTELYQIPAVFSPASAGLGSVVVLGSAVASGWLVKRTLDGADLASVIKTRE from the coding sequence ATGGTGAGCGGGGTGGGCGTCCTGAACCGGAAGCTGTTCCGGGACCTCTGGAGGATGAAGGGGCAGGTCGTCGCCATCGGGGCGGTCGTCGCCATGGGCGTGATGATGCTGGTCATGATGTCCGGCCTGCTCGTCTCCCTGGGGGAGACGAGGCGGACCTACTACGAGCGCTACCGGTTTGCCGACGTGTTCGCCCCGGTCAAGCGGGCGCCTCGTTCCCTGGTCTCCGCGCTTGCCGCGGTGCCGGGTGTCGCGGCGGCCGAGGGCCGTGTGACGGGCGAGGCCCTGATCGACCTGCCGGGTCTGGCCCTCCCGATCCGGGCGCGGGCCCTCTCCCTGCCCGCACCGGGCACGAGGCTGAACGACGTCCGGCTCGTCGCCGGCCGTGTTCCCGCCGCCGGGGACGCCGACGAGATTTTGCTGCTGAAAAGCTTCGCTGCGGCCCACGGGCTCTCCCCCGGCGACAGGATCCTGGCGACCCTGAACGGCTCGCGCCGGAGCCTGCGCATCGTGGGGCTGGCCCAGTCCCCGGAGTTCCTCTACATCACGGCGCCCGGGGAGATCGGGGCGGACGACTCCCGGTACGGTGTCCTCTGGATGGGGCGTGGGGCGCTCGACGCGGCCTACGGTCTCAAGGGGGCCTTCAACGAGGCCCTTCTCGCCCTGGAGCGCGGCGCGCGGATCGATGCGGTGCTGGACGCCGCCGATCGCATCCTCGAGCCGTATGGGGCGCTGGGCGCCTACGGCCGCGACGAGCATGGCTCGAACCGCTTCGTCGAGGAGGAACTTCGCCAGCTGCGCTCCATGAGCGTGATCATGCCGCCGCTGTTCCTCGCCGTGGCGGCGTTTCTGCTGACGCTGGTCATCTCGCGCATGGTGCGGTCCGAGCGCGAACAGATCGGGCTCATCAAGGCCTTCGGCTATTCCGACCTGGCGGTGGGCCTGCACTACTTCAAGCTGGCCGTCGCGATCGCCGCTCTGGGTGCGGCGGCAGGCTGCGGGCTGGGCGTGTTGGCCGGACGCAGGCTGGTCCGCATCTACCTGCTCTTCTTCAAGTTTCCCTTCCTGACGTTTCGTCTCGTCCCCGCGCCCTTCGTCATGGGCTTTCTGGCGAGCATCGTTTCGGCGTCGGTCGGGGGCGGCTTCGTCCTGCGCCGCGTCTTCATGCTGACGCCCGCCGCCGCGATGCACCCGCCGTCCCCGCCGGACTACAGCCGCGCCGGGGGGCTGAGCCGGAGGCTCGATGTGCGTCTGGACCAGCCGTGCCGGATGGTGCTGCGCCGCCTGATGCGTCGGCCGGGCCGCATGGTGGGGGCGACGCTCGGGATCGCCTCGGGCATGGCGCTGTCCGTGGGCATGATCTCGATCACGGCGAGCTTCGACCATATGCTGGACCTCACCTTCAACGTGATCGACCGCAGCGATGCGGCGGTCGTCTTCAACGAGGACGTCCCGGAGCGGGCGATCCTGGAGCTGCGGAGCCTGCCCGGGGTGATCGAGGCCGAGCCGTTGCGCAGCGTCCCCGTCATCCTCCGCAGCGGACTCCGCACCCACCATGGGACGATCGACGGCCTGGTCCCGTCCCCGCGCCTCTACCGCGCCGTGGACCGGAACCTGAACGCCATCCTTCTGCGGAAGGGGGGGCTGGTCCTGGCCCGAACCCTGGCGCGTACCCTGGGCGTTCGGGCCGGGGACGTCCTGGACGTGGAGGTGCGCACCGGGCACCGGCCCCGGCTCTTCCTGCCGGTCGTGGGGGTCGCCGGTTCCCTGCTGGGCGCTCCGGCCTACATGGGTCTGGACGACCTGAACCGCGTCCTGCGCCAGCCGGACCGCATCTCCGCCGCCTTTCTCCGAATCGACGGGGCGAGGAGCGCCCCGATCTACCGGAGGCTCAAGCGGATGCCGTCCGTGGCGGGCGTCCGGCTGAAGAACGAGACGCTGGCCGCGCTGCGGTATCAGATGGACACCGGAGCGGGGTCCATGCGCTACATCATGCTGGCGGTGGCCGGCGTGGTCGCCTTCGGCATCGTCTACAACTCGGCGAGCATCGCCTACGCCGAGCGGGCCCGGGACCTGGCGAGCCTGAGGGTGATGGGGTTCACTCGGGGGGAGACGGCCTTCGTCCTGTTGGGGGAGCTGGCCGTCGTGACCCTCGCGGCGCTTCCGATCGGGATCGGCCTCGGGTACCTCCTCTCCCTGGCGCTTTCGGAGGGGTTCAGCACGGAACTCTATCAGATCCCCGCCGTCTTCTCCCCGGCGAGCGCCGGGCTGGGGTCGGTGGTGGTTCTGGGGTCCGCGGTCGCCTCGGGGTGGCTCGTGAAGCGGACGTTGGATGGGGCGGACCTCGCCTCCGTGATCAAGACAAGGGAGTAG
- the jag gene encoding RNA-binding cell elongation regulator Jag/EloR, whose amino-acid sequence MSEDRQLVFEVSSVEEALSAASRRWGVPEEELRAEVIGSDKGFLGLFGKKLRVEVRPVEQPPVEASLLHRGRDFVNELLDLMDLRADAVLLEEENTVEIEGQDAEILVGRHGDGLKSMEYLLNLALRDPGAEPRVRLDSNGYRERRMRSLERLAEATARQVLEYGAPIRLDPMLSWERWVIHTTLKDREDVRTESVGEAPDRKVVVLPRIDASRLQEGGGCRPVPSRSVHRKRRHRA is encoded by the coding sequence GTGAGCGAGGATAGACAGCTTGTTTTCGAGGTGAGCTCCGTCGAGGAGGCCCTGAGTGCGGCGTCCCGCCGGTGGGGTGTCCCCGAGGAGGAGCTCAGGGCCGAGGTGATCGGTTCGGACAAGGGCTTTCTGGGCCTGTTCGGAAAAAAACTCAGGGTCGAGGTGCGCCCCGTCGAGCAGCCCCCGGTCGAGGCCTCCCTGCTCCACAGGGGCAGGGATTTCGTGAACGAACTCCTGGATCTGATGGACCTGCGTGCCGATGCGGTCCTTTTGGAGGAGGAGAACACGGTCGAGATCGAGGGGCAGGACGCGGAGATTCTGGTGGGGCGTCACGGCGACGGCCTGAAGTCCATGGAGTACCTGCTGAATCTGGCCCTTCGCGATCCCGGGGCGGAGCCCCGCGTACGCCTGGACAGCAACGGCTATCGGGAGCGCAGGATGCGGAGCCTGGAGCGCCTGGCGGAGGCCACGGCCAGGCAGGTCCTGGAGTACGGGGCCCCCATCCGCCTCGATCCCATGCTCAGCTGGGAGCGTTGGGTGATCCACACGACCCTCAAGGACAGGGAGGACGTCAGGACCGAATCGGTGGGGGAGGCCCCCGACCGCAAGGTGGTCGTCCTGCCCAGGATCGACGCCTCGCGCCTCCAGGAGGGGGGCGGCTGCAGGCCCGTCCCCTCGCGTTCGGTGCATCGCAAGCGCCGCCATCGGGCTTGA
- a CDS encoding YidC/Oxa1 family membrane protein insertase: MSYLWNQAGNFMTWLLVSLHGLTNSWGLAIILLTILVRIAMHPLMQKQMMSMQRMQKLQPMLKVIQEKYKDDKETLNREVMSLYKEHKVNPAAGCLPLLIQLPIFILLYSALNRHGFTDATFLSIQLDGSVLTTIAKAINLVNEAGVPIPKEELGFVMVVFSAFTNPSLLFANLGVWLPNTILLLVIAFLTWYQQHISSSGNPQMAMMSWFMPIFLTFICLSLPGGVLLYWGVSSLLGVVHQLRVIRRTNQEMQEKPVLFQEKPTRGKSGA; the protein is encoded by the coding sequence TTGAGCTATTTGTGGAATCAGGCCGGAAATTTCATGACATGGCTTCTGGTGAGCCTCCATGGTTTGACGAATTCCTGGGGGCTGGCGATCATCCTTCTGACGATCCTGGTGCGCATCGCCATGCACCCGCTGATGCAGAAGCAGATGATGAGCATGCAGCGGATGCAGAAGCTCCAGCCGATGCTGAAGGTGATTCAGGAGAAGTACAAGGACGACAAGGAGACCCTGAACCGCGAGGTCATGTCGCTCTACAAGGAACACAAGGTCAACCCCGCCGCGGGCTGCCTGCCCCTTCTCATTCAGCTTCCCATATTCATCCTGCTCTACAGCGCCTTGAACCGGCACGGGTTCACGGATGCGACGTTCCTCTCCATCCAGCTGGACGGTTCCGTCCTCACGACCATCGCCAAGGCCATCAACCTGGTGAACGAGGCCGGCGTGCCGATCCCCAAGGAGGAGCTCGGTTTCGTCATGGTGGTCTTCTCCGCCTTCACCAACCCCTCCCTGCTCTTCGCCAACCTCGGGGTCTGGCTTCCCAACACGATCCTGTTGCTGGTCATCGCCTTCCTGACCTGGTATCAGCAGCACATCTCCTCCTCCGGGAATCCTCAGATGGCCATGATGAGCTGGTTCATGCCCATATTCCTGACGTTCATCTGCCTCAGCCTGCCCGGCGGAGTCCTGCTCTACTGGGGCGTCTCGTCCCTCCTCGGGGTGGTGCATCAGCTGCGCGTCATCCGCAGGACCAATCAGGAGATGCAGGAGAAACCGGTGCTGTTTCAGGAGAAGCCGACGCGCGGCAAGTCCGGGGCCTAG
- a CDS encoding efflux RND transporter periplasmic adaptor subunit, which yields MKRKISRKLFVLGTLAVLAAALAYAFKPSPMEVDMGEVVRKPMTLTIDEEGRARVREAYEVFAPVDGRLLRVEVEPGEGVSGGRSVVARMLPSVPMPLDIRDESRASADLAAAEAALRLARSDRERAVADRDLAQVQLRRIRRLRGSGAASQLQLDQAEREARTTAAALHNADAAIAVRKAERAGALSRLRRFGSGAGGAGANVIPILAPADGRVLRVLRESEGPLAAGTLLMEVGDVEAGLEVVAELLSSEAVRVSPGDRAVLSGWGGEGLLNGVVEKIEPFAFTKVSALGVEEQRVNVIVRLSDPPEAFRKLGHGFRVEVGIVVWEDPDALTVPSSALFRNGGDWTVFVVEDGAVGLRSVEVGRNNGVDAQVLDGLRPGERVVLYPSSDLADGMRVTRRAPH from the coding sequence ATGAAGCGAAAAATTTCGAGGAAGCTCTTCGTCCTGGGAACCCTCGCCGTGCTCGCCGCCGCGCTGGCATACGCCTTCAAGCCCAGCCCGATGGAGGTCGACATGGGCGAGGTCGTGCGCAAGCCCATGACCCTGACCATCGACGAGGAGGGGCGGGCCCGGGTCCGGGAGGCCTACGAGGTGTTCGCCCCCGTCGACGGGCGGCTGCTGCGGGTGGAGGTCGAGCCCGGCGAGGGGGTCTCCGGGGGAAGGTCCGTGGTGGCCAGGATGCTGCCGTCCGTCCCCATGCCCCTGGACATTCGGGACGAGTCCCGCGCCAGCGCCGATCTCGCCGCGGCGGAGGCGGCCCTGCGCCTGGCCCGGTCCGATCGGGAACGGGCCGTTGCCGACCGGGACCTGGCCCAGGTTCAGCTTCGGCGGATACGGCGTCTGAGGGGCTCGGGAGCGGCCAGCCAGCTCCAGCTGGATCAGGCCGAACGGGAGGCGAGGACCACCGCTGCGGCGCTGCACAACGCCGATGCCGCGATCGCCGTCCGGAAGGCGGAGCGCGCCGGGGCCTTGTCGCGCCTGCGCCGCTTCGGGAGCGGGGCCGGGGGCGCCGGGGCGAACGTGATCCCCATCCTCGCACCGGCGGACGGGAGGGTGCTGCGCGTCCTCCGGGAGAGCGAGGGGCCCCTGGCCGCCGGGACGCTCCTCATGGAGGTGGGCGACGTCGAGGCCGGGCTCGAGGTGGTCGCCGAGCTCCTCTCCTCGGAGGCCGTCCGGGTCTCTCCGGGCGATCGGGCGGTCCTGTCGGGTTGGGGCGGGGAGGGGCTCCTGAACGGCGTGGTCGAGAAGATCGAGCCGTTCGCCTTCACCAAGGTCTCCGCTCTGGGGGTCGAGGAGCAGCGGGTGAACGTGATCGTCCGGCTCTCCGACCCGCCCGAGGCGTTCCGGAAGCTGGGCCACGGCTTCCGCGTCGAGGTCGGTATCGTTGTCTGGGAGGACCCGGATGCCCTTACGGTCCCGTCGAGTGCGCTCTTCCGCAACGGCGGGGACTGGACCGTCTTCGTGGTCGAGGATGGGGCCGTCGGCCTGCGCTCCGTGGAGGTCGGCCGGAACAACGGCGTGGACGCCCAGGTGCTGGACGGGCTCCGGCCCGGGGAGCGGGTGGTGCTCTACCCCTCGTCGGACCTGGCCGACGGCATGAGGGTGACGCGCAGGGCGCCGCATTGA
- the yidD gene encoding membrane protein insertion efficiency factor YidD: MSAERTHGEERPRRQGVAVALAVLLIRGYQRFVSPLLGDRCRFYPSCSQYALLAFREWGFFRGFWLTLRRLLKCGPWHEGGFDPPPRRDGCASGRGPGPRQDR, encoded by the coding sequence GTGTCCGCTGAGCGGACTCACGGAGAGGAGCGTCCCCGGCGGCAGGGCGTCGCCGTTGCCTTGGCCGTGCTTCTGATCCGGGGCTACCAGCGTTTTGTGTCGCCGCTCCTGGGCGACCGCTGTCGTTTCTATCCCTCCTGTTCCCAGTACGCGCTGCTCGCGTTTCGGGAATGGGGTTTTTTTCGGGGCTTTTGGCTGACGCTGCGGCGCCTTTTGAAGTGCGGTCCCTGGCACGAGGGGGGCTTTGACCCGCCCCCGCGCAGAGACGGATGTGCGTCGGGCCGCGGTCCGGGACCCCGTCAGGATCGATAG